The nucleotide window TTTTTGTAAAAAAGGATATAAAATCAATATGTTGCGTGAAAAACTCAACGACACTATGAAGCAGGCGATGAAGGACAAGGATAAACGTCGGCTGGCGACAGTGCGACTCATCCTTGCGGCCATCAAGGACCGGGACATCAGTAAACGGACTGAAGCCGGGGATCAGGGTGTCGGCGATGAGGACATTATTGAGATCCTGTCCAAAATGGTCAAACAGCGCAAGGAAAGCATCAAGGCTTATGAAGAAGGCGGCCGTCTCGAACTGGCGGAACAGGAAAAAGAGGAAATGCAGATTATTTCCGAATTTTTGCCTCGCCAGATGAGCGATGATGAAATCCAGG belongs to Emcibacter sp. and includes:
- a CDS encoding GatB/YqeY domain-containing protein, which gives rise to MLREKLNDTMKQAMKDKDKRRLATVRLILAAIKDRDISKRTEAGDQGVGDEDIIEILSKMVKQRKESIKAYEEGGRLELAEQEKEEMQIISEFLPRQMSDDEIQAAVKKAIDQTEASGLKDIGKIMALLKEQYAGQMDFAKASASAKSILS